The Spirosoma foliorum genome has a window encoding:
- a CDS encoding carboxymuconolactone decarboxylase family protein has protein sequence MDQSPSLSVKQQSIVAIAALTAKGELQKLSLALNTGLDAEMTVNEIKEVLVHLYAYCGFPRSIRGLQTLMVVLDERKKKGITDKMGREATPIASREPKYERGKKVLEKLTGQPEAGPKRGYSAFSPEIDVFLKEHLFADIFERDVLSFTDRELTTISVLSSIGGVEPMLQSHLGICLHLGLTKTQLEQVMSLIETNIGKAEAESGRTVLAQVMASRR, from the coding sequence ATGGATCAATCGCCCAGTTTATCAGTAAAGCAGCAGAGCATTGTCGCTATTGCAGCGCTCACTGCTAAGGGAGAGTTGCAAAAACTTTCGCTTGCCTTAAACACTGGTCTGGATGCGGAGATGACTGTCAATGAGATCAAAGAAGTGTTGGTTCACTTGTATGCGTATTGCGGTTTTCCACGGAGCATTCGTGGGTTACAAACGTTAATGGTGGTGCTCGACGAACGAAAGAAAAAAGGCATCACGGACAAAATGGGTCGGGAAGCTACGCCCATTGCCAGCCGTGAACCCAAGTATGAACGGGGTAAAAAAGTGCTCGAAAAATTGACTGGACAACCAGAAGCTGGACCAAAGCGCGGATACTCGGCTTTCAGTCCAGAAATCGACGTTTTCCTGAAAGAACACTTGTTCGCTGATATTTTTGAGCGGGATGTACTCAGTTTCACTGATCGGGAGCTGACCACCATATCGGTCCTGAGCAGTATTGGTGGTGTGGAACCGATGCTTCAATCGCACCTGGGAATCTGCCTGCATCTGGGTCTAACTAAAACTCAACTTGAACAGGTTATGTCGTTGATCGAGACAAACATAGGCAAAGCAGAGGCTGAGAGCGGTCGGACGGTTTTAGCACAGGTTATGGCATCAAGGCGGTAA
- a CDS encoding cupin domain-containing protein, with amino-acid sequence MNYNAISALFTVLLSVLIRLQVSGQVHTEAVTDSGAIFPKGKRAPTSTFTGVVWVQQLIEPDSAFNIPVGYVTFEPGARSYWHSHAGGQVLLALDGIGYYQEQGKPIQILKKGDAVKCPPNVPHWHGASPTVGFRQVAITPNTATGRVTWMKPVTDQEYNNVRK; translated from the coding sequence ATGAATTACAACGCGATATCAGCACTATTCACTGTATTGCTATCTGTATTGATACGTTTACAGGTTAGCGGGCAGGTTCATACAGAAGCCGTGACCGATTCGGGCGCAATTTTCCCAAAAGGAAAGCGCGCACCAACCAGTACTTTTACCGGAGTGGTTTGGGTTCAGCAATTAATTGAGCCAGACAGCGCCTTCAACATTCCGGTCGGCTACGTGACCTTTGAGCCGGGTGCCCGCTCGTATTGGCATAGTCACGCCGGTGGGCAGGTGCTATTGGCCCTGGATGGAATTGGTTATTATCAGGAGCAGGGGAAACCAATTCAAATTCTTAAGAAAGGTGATGCCGTAAAATGTCCTCCAAACGTGCCTCATTGGCACGGTGCTTCACCAACGGTTGGCTTTAGGCAGGTCGCTATTACACCGAATACTGCAACTGGGCGAGTAACCTGGATGAAGCCGGTGACTGATCAGGAATATAACAATGTCAGGAAGTGA
- a CDS encoding XdhC family protein: MKEINRILAIYDQLDHRQRKVALATVVYVEGSAYRRPGARMLVSDDGRWEGAISGGCLEGDALRKARQVMLDGKPMIVRYDTMDDDANSLGVGLGCNGIIDVFIEPIDPADPMNPVALLGEFSQHRDRRVIATICRKTPGLEISEGSRFLLTQQPTNQVPVWLLPDMELVMEVGKHLTAIIPLLGGVVEVFIERLDPGIELVIFGAGYDTIPLTRLATEIGWRVTVTEDCIAHLAPKRFPEATCLLYADAEAVTDKLTFTDRTAAVLMSHNYNYDLAVLTKLLLTDVPYIGVLGPRKRYEKMKSHWDRLGKSFDTTMLKRVHSPIGLDLGAETPDEIALSILSEIKAFFSERNGGFLTERPGPIHERVALDEELLIV; this comes from the coding sequence ATGAAAGAAATTAACCGTATACTGGCTATTTATGATCAACTCGATCATAGGCAACGCAAGGTGGCCCTGGCAACGGTCGTGTACGTGGAAGGATCAGCCTACCGACGACCCGGTGCCCGTATGCTGGTGAGTGACGATGGCCGCTGGGAGGGCGCCATCAGCGGTGGATGTCTGGAAGGTGACGCGCTGCGTAAAGCTCGTCAGGTCATGCTGGATGGTAAGCCAATGATCGTGCGCTACGATACCATGGACGACGATGCCAACAGCCTGGGCGTGGGCCTGGGTTGTAACGGCATTATCGATGTGTTCATCGAGCCAATTGATCCGGCTGATCCAATGAATCCTGTTGCTCTGTTAGGTGAATTTAGCCAGCATCGGGACCGGCGCGTCATTGCTACCATTTGCCGAAAAACACCGGGCTTAGAAATAAGTGAGGGTAGTCGGTTTTTACTTACACAGCAACCAACAAATCAGGTTCCAGTCTGGCTTCTGCCCGATATGGAACTGGTCATGGAAGTGGGTAAACACTTAACGGCAATAATTCCCTTACTAGGTGGTGTGGTTGAGGTTTTTATTGAACGTCTGGACCCCGGTATCGAGTTGGTAATTTTCGGGGCTGGCTATGATACAATTCCTCTCACCCGGCTGGCCACCGAAATCGGCTGGCGAGTTACGGTAACCGAAGACTGCATTGCCCACTTAGCGCCCAAACGCTTTCCGGAAGCGACCTGCCTGCTCTACGCCGATGCTGAGGCTGTAACGGATAAGCTTACCTTCACCGATCGGACAGCCGCCGTGCTCATGTCCCACAACTATAACTACGATTTGGCTGTACTAACGAAATTGTTGCTGACCGATGTTCCCTACATCGGCGTTCTGGGTCCCCGGAAGCGTTACGAAAAAATGAAATCCCACTGGGATCGATTGGGTAAGTCTTTTGATACAACGATGCTAAAGCGGGTTCATTCCCCGATTGGCTTAGATCTGGGAGCCGAGACGCCGGATGAGATTGCGCTTTCTATCCTGAGTGAAATTAAAGCCTTTTTCAGCGAGCGGAACGGTGGATTTCTAACCGAACGACCGGGGCCAATCCATGAACGGGTAGCCCTTGACGAAGAACTACTTATAGTCTAA
- a CDS encoding (2Fe-2S)-binding protein: protein MAKFSIKINGKIRQLDVDPATPMLWILRDHLDMPGTKYGCGIAQCGACTVHLNGTAVRSCQLPISTVGKEAITTIEGLSATGDHPVQKAWLEHDVAQCGYCQSGQMMSAASLLKTNPKPTDEDIDLAMSGNICRCGTYLRIKEAIKSAAKEGTSSSTRK, encoded by the coding sequence GTGGCAAAATTTAGCATAAAAATTAACGGTAAAATCAGGCAGCTGGATGTTGATCCAGCTACGCCCATGCTCTGGATACTCCGCGATCATCTGGACATGCCGGGCACCAAATATGGCTGCGGTATCGCTCAGTGTGGCGCCTGCACGGTTCATTTAAATGGAACAGCCGTTCGTTCCTGTCAGCTACCTATCTCGACCGTCGGCAAAGAAGCCATCACCACCATCGAGGGATTGTCGGCTACCGGTGATCATCCGGTGCAAAAGGCGTGGCTGGAACACGATGTTGCCCAGTGTGGCTATTGTCAGTCCGGGCAAATGATGAGCGCAGCTTCGCTTTTGAAGACGAATCCCAAGCCTACAGATGAGGACATCGATTTAGCCATGAGCGGGAACATCTGTCGGTGTGGAACATATTTGCGCATCAAAGAGGCTATCAAATCGGCAGCTAAAGAAGGAACCAGCTCGTCCACTCGTAAATAA
- a CDS encoding xanthine dehydrogenase family protein molybdopterin-binding subunit, with the protein MTTSKTTLNRRSFLKASLRSGGGMMLSVSWLSSAKAADKLQALNVPQQWAQLNGYIHITAGNGIKLICPNPEFGQNVMTSLPMMVAEELDVDWKNVVVEMGPHDNAKLGPQFTGGSNSVRMYWKPLREAGAAARQMLCEAAAQAWGVPVAEVTTKAGVLQHASGKSANYGEMASKAATLPVPKGMKLKSPKDFAIVRKSKRNVEGPKIVTGKPLFGLDYRVEEMLIAMIQHPPAFGMKLKSFDASQTLKMPGITDVFTLKLYDDGFEQAGFDTRSFNDLLVVVGKSTWEVMNARKKLKVEWEPVGDTKDTMMGRGGKREVTVPGGLETTSTQLEKMAEWAKKPAQQLRKDGDPETAFKNAAQIIERTYNAPFLAHNTMEPMNFFAHVTPEKALVAGPLQAPGWAEPSLAKRIGLPADKIEIQMTRMGGGFGRRAYCHYMTEAALISQKVKAPVKLIYTREDDMTYGIYRPMYTATYRAALDANKNLIGFHVKGGGIPEHAIHANRFPAGAVDNYLAEGWEIPSNITIGAFRAPRSNFNAAAEQSFLDEVAEAMGKDPIEFRLELLKRAKENPVGKNNEYDADRYAGVLTLVRDKSGWNKPGNEKYHRGVAAYFCHNSYAAHVVDMVTRDGSPYVERVFSAMDCGIVVNPDAATNMVQGAVVDGIGNAFYGALTHKNGAAEQSNFNNYRLIRHNEAPKKIEVHFVENDLDPTGLGEPPFPPVFGAVANALYKTTGKRQYNQPFKPELDKRI; encoded by the coding sequence ATGACTACTAGCAAAACAACCCTTAATCGGCGTTCTTTCTTAAAGGCGTCATTGCGCTCTGGTGGGGGCATGATGCTCAGCGTGAGCTGGTTATCCAGCGCGAAGGCCGCCGATAAACTACAAGCCTTGAACGTACCTCAGCAATGGGCTCAGCTTAATGGTTACATTCACATTACAGCGGGCAACGGAATTAAACTCATCTGCCCAAATCCAGAATTTGGTCAGAACGTCATGACATCCCTGCCCATGATGGTGGCTGAGGAACTAGATGTGGATTGGAAGAATGTGGTGGTTGAAATGGGGCCGCACGACAACGCGAAATTGGGCCCTCAGTTTACGGGAGGCAGTAACTCAGTTCGCATGTACTGGAAACCACTCCGTGAAGCCGGAGCAGCCGCCCGGCAGATGCTTTGCGAAGCAGCCGCACAAGCCTGGGGCGTACCGGTAGCTGAAGTGACTACTAAAGCCGGGGTATTGCAGCACGCGAGTGGCAAATCGGCGAATTACGGCGAGATGGCCAGTAAAGCAGCGACTCTTCCGGTGCCCAAAGGTATGAAGCTTAAATCTCCCAAAGATTTTGCTATCGTCCGAAAATCGAAGCGAAATGTTGAAGGCCCTAAAATAGTTACCGGCAAACCACTGTTCGGGCTGGATTATCGGGTGGAGGAGATGCTCATCGCCATGATTCAGCATCCACCTGCTTTCGGCATGAAACTCAAATCGTTCGATGCCTCCCAAACCCTCAAAATGCCAGGCATTACCGATGTTTTTACCTTGAAGTTATACGACGACGGTTTCGAGCAGGCTGGTTTCGATACCCGTTCGTTCAATGATTTGTTAGTTGTGGTGGGTAAGAGCACCTGGGAAGTCATGAATGCCCGCAAAAAACTAAAAGTGGAGTGGGAACCTGTCGGCGATACCAAAGATACCATGATGGGTAGGGGAGGTAAACGGGAAGTGACGGTACCCGGAGGGCTTGAAACGACCAGCACCCAACTGGAAAAAATGGCGGAATGGGCTAAAAAGCCTGCGCAACAGTTACGAAAAGACGGCGATCCGGAAACGGCGTTTAAAAATGCGGCTCAGATCATTGAGCGCACCTACAATGCACCCTTCCTCGCCCACAATACCATGGAGCCGATGAATTTCTTCGCGCATGTGACCCCCGAAAAAGCACTGGTGGCTGGCCCTTTGCAAGCACCAGGTTGGGCAGAACCCTCACTAGCAAAACGAATTGGGCTGCCTGCCGACAAGATTGAGATTCAGATGACCCGGATGGGCGGAGGCTTTGGCCGTCGGGCGTATTGCCATTATATGACGGAAGCGGCACTCATTTCCCAAAAGGTCAAAGCCCCGGTCAAATTGATATACACCCGAGAAGATGACATGACCTATGGCATCTATCGCCCCATGTACACGGCAACGTACCGAGCGGCTCTGGATGCCAATAAAAACCTGATTGGATTCCATGTGAAAGGAGGGGGGATACCCGAGCATGCCATTCACGCGAACCGGTTCCCGGCTGGGGCAGTAGATAACTACCTGGCCGAAGGCTGGGAGATTCCGTCCAATATCACCATTGGCGCTTTTCGGGCTCCTCGTTCTAACTTCAACGCTGCCGCTGAGCAATCCTTCCTGGATGAAGTGGCGGAGGCCATGGGTAAAGACCCCATAGAGTTTAGATTAGAGTTGTTAAAACGAGCGAAGGAAAATCCAGTTGGCAAAAACAACGAGTACGATGCCGACCGGTATGCGGGTGTGCTGACACTGGTACGCGACAAGTCGGGTTGGAACAAGCCGGGGAATGAGAAATACCATCGGGGCGTGGCCGCTTATTTCTGCCATAATTCCTACGCGGCCCATGTAGTCGATATGGTGACTCGTGACGGTAGTCCGTATGTAGAGCGGGTCTTTAGTGCAATGGATTGTGGTATCGTGGTCAATCCCGATGCGGCCACCAACATGGTACAGGGAGCGGTGGTTGATGGAATCGGTAACGCCTTTTACGGTGCTCTGACCCATAAAAACGGGGCTGCTGAGCAGAGTAACTTTAACAATTATCGCCTGATTCGGCATAACGAAGCCCCGAAGAAAATTGAGGTTCACTTTGTTGAAAATGACCTCGACCCAACCGGCTTGGGTGAGCCGCCTTTCCCTCCGGTGTTTGGGGCGGTGGCCAATGCACTGTATAAAACTACCGGCAAACGACAGTACAATCAGCCGTTTAAGCCCGAATTAGACAAGCGGATTTAA
- a CDS encoding IS630 family transposase, with protein MIPPKQSADFVYYMEQVLAVYERPYDERFPVVCVDESPKQLIEIKQYRSADGTRIQDSEYIRRGVGEIYMAFEPLAGQRFVEVKDDHKAITWVGVLANLLDGPYTDCVKMTVVGDNLSAHKPSAFYTVFGAEKAKAYLDRLEFVYTPKHGSWLDMAEIELSILQRDCLNRHIATKELLVAEITAWQANRNAKQAKANWQFTTKDARVKLHKLYPTV; from the coding sequence GTGATTCCGCCCAAGCAAAGTGCCGATTTTGTGTACTATATGGAACAGGTTTTAGCTGTTTATGAGCGACCTTATGATGAGCGGTTTCCCGTTGTTTGTGTGGACGAATCACCCAAACAACTAATCGAAATCAAGCAATATCGTTCCGCCGACGGCACACGCATCCAAGATTCCGAATACATCCGGCGGGGCGTAGGCGAGATTTATATGGCCTTTGAACCCTTGGCAGGGCAACGGTTTGTCGAAGTCAAAGACGATCACAAGGCCATTACGTGGGTGGGTGTGCTAGCCAATTTATTGGACGGCCCTTATACAGACTGTGTAAAAATGACGGTGGTTGGAGATAATCTGAGTGCCCATAAACCCAGTGCATTTTATACAGTTTTTGGGGCCGAGAAAGCCAAAGCGTATCTGGATCGATTGGAGTTTGTCTATACCCCCAAGCATGGCAGTTGGCTTGACATGGCTGAGATTGAGTTGTCCATCTTACAGCGTGATTGCCTGAATCGGCACATTGCGACCAAAGAGTTGCTGGTAGCAGAAATTACCGCCTGGCAAGCAAACAGAAATGCCAAACAAGCGAAGGCGAACTGGCAGTTTACCACCAAAGATGCCCGAGTAAAATTACATAAGCTATACCCGACAGTTTAA
- a CDS encoding helix-turn-helix domain-containing protein: protein MTKHRLTLTATERTELLAKVQKGKTAAKLIQKAQVLLASDEAVERQSQTTIAATYHLSTRSVERIRKEFCEQGMAVFDPKPRQPRSDKKLTGEVEAHLIAIACSEPPVGESRWKLQAIADRLVELQVVETLSHTSVATVLKKTNLSPGGSRDG from the coding sequence ATGACTAAGCATCGACTGACTCTAACGGCCACCGAACGTACAGAATTACTGGCTAAAGTCCAAAAAGGCAAAACAGCCGCTAAACTCATCCAAAAAGCACAGGTGCTTTTGGCCAGTGACGAGGCTGTCGAACGCCAGAGCCAAACTACGATTGCCGCCACCTATCATCTCTCCACACGCAGTGTTGAGCGGATTCGCAAAGAATTTTGTGAGCAGGGCATGGCGGTCTTTGATCCAAAGCCCCGCCAGCCCCGTTCCGACAAAAAGCTGACGGGGGAAGTGGAAGCTCACTTGATTGCCATTGCCTGTAGCGAACCACCAGTCGGTGAAAGCCGCTGGAAATTACAGGCTATTGCGGATCGACTGGTCGAACTCCAAGTAGTTGAAACGCTTTCTCACACGAGTGTGGCAACGGTGTTAAAAAAAACCAACTTAAGCCCTGGCGGGTCAAGGGATGGGTGA
- a CDS encoding transposase, whose translation MAKHSTPKRKYTAEFKADVLRLVANGEPILAVARKMGISDSIIHAWRAAEKKNKGEEKQSSALEDETVRRGG comes from the coding sequence ATGGCCAAACATTCAACTCCCAAACGAAAGTACACCGCTGAATTCAAAGCCGATGTGCTGCGCCTGGTTGCCAACGGCGAACCCATCCTTGCCGTAGCTCGTAAAATGGGCATCAGCGATAGCATCATCCATGCCTGGCGGGCGGCTGAAAAAAAGAACAAAGGGGAAGAAAAACAATCATCCGCTTTGGAAGATGAAACGGTCCGCCGTGGCGGTTGA
- a CDS encoding IS3 family transposase, whose protein sequence is MTTHIQEIFWENRRRYGSRRVQKALFEEGIELGRHRIRRLMEQHNWQAIQPRSFVPRTTDSSHGLRPCPNLLLELGVPVRPDQAWVGDITYLPLTGGDWVYLASWLDRTGGPVVLPPDCRLVCRFNDGRELDY, encoded by the coding sequence ATGACAACGCACATTCAGGAAATTTTCTGGGAAAACCGTCGGCGATATGGTAGTCGTCGAGTGCAGAAAGCGCTGTTTGAAGAGGGGATAGAATTGGGGCGTCATCGAATCAGACGGCTTATGGAACAACACAATTGGCAAGCGATTCAGCCCCGCAGTTTTGTTCCCCGCACTACCGATTCAAGTCACGGCTTGCGTCCCTGCCCCAATTTATTGCTGGAACTGGGCGTACCTGTTCGGCCTGATCAGGCTTGGGTGGGGGATATAACATACCTACCGCTTACTGGCGGAGATTGGGTATATTTAGCGAGTTGGTTAGACCGCACGGGCGGCCCCGTTGTTCTCCCGCCGGATTGTCGGTTGGTGTGTCGATTTAACGATGGAAGAGAGCTTGATTATTAG